cgcaaagagtcggacacgactgagcgactgatctgatctgatgtgatctgacaTAACAGCTACAACCACCAATAAAAAATAGTTATACCATTAGAGTATAatattttaatggaatataaAAACACCACACTGTCCAAAGtaaaggcaaaattttaaaaattagaaagaaacaggacaaacagaaaacaaatgccaAATTTCCATTCTGCAGTGATGAAAACTAAATATGCAAGCAACAATGCCAAGATGGAAGCTGTGTCTTCTCTGAGCTGGTAGTTTCATGGATTGACTTTCAGATCTCCCAAAGCAGCACCTGCAATAAGCTGACCTTTTGTGTTCATGGGGTTTTACTAAAAAATGGTGTTGAGTACAAATGTCAAACGGTATCAACAgccagttacaagataaataagtcatggggatgggATGTCCAACATAGTGCTATTGTTGACTACACTGTTGCATTTTCAGAAAATGCTGAGGGATTGAAACTTCAAGTTCCCATCACAAGAAAGAATCTGTACAATATGTGTGTGGGGGTACACAGATAGTAAGGAGGATTGCAGGGACCATTTTGCAACACATTCAAGTACCTGTTCGTTATGTCGTAAAACCCATTCGTTATGTCGTAAAACCCACTCGTTATGTCGTAAAACCCATTCGTTGTGTCGTAAAActaaaactaatgtaatattaCATACGAGTTATAACCCGATTTAAACACTTGGCACTGAGTAATCACAGAATAATTTCCGTTATTATTCCATCAGTCTACTAAATATTTATCACCTTAATCATATTTGCTATCAACTTAAGAGGAGAatggaggccaggggcggtggctgggaggaccaaccccacgtccaaggagctgtggctgcgtgggtgcaggagggcctagaggagctatcccacgttgaaggtcaggaagggcggcggggAGGAggtaccccttgtccaaggtaaggagcaatggctgcgctttgctggagcagctgtgaagagataccccacacccaaggtaagagaaacccaagtaagacggtaggtgttgcaagagggcatcagaggacaaactgaaaccatactcacagaaaactagtcaatctaatcacactaggaccacagccttgtctaactcaatgaaactaagccatgcccatggggcaacccaagatggggtgggtcatggtggagagatctgacagaatgtggtccactggagaagggaatggcaaaccacttcagtattcttgccttgagaaccccatgaacagtatgaaaaggcaaaatgataggatactgaggacagggaggcctggtgtgctgcaattcatggggtcgcaaagagtcggacacgactgagcgactgatctgatctgataagaggAGAATCTAGCAGTTCTAGGATCCCTAAGGAGCAGCAAGACAGGAGAATGGTGGGAAAACAGGAAACCTAGACATCAGAAGTCTGCATCAACCACAGACGAAACTCTACGAGAACCGTGAGATAAAAAGAACAAGCGGAATTCAGTATGTAAACAATGACGAAGGTGACCACCAGCAAAAGGATGGTGTGGGCGGCTCTGGTCTCTGGGGGGCATCTGTGGTGTCCAGTGGAGGTGTAAATATACTGCACCCTCTGGTGGTGTCTGAGCAGGAGAAGCATCATGGAGCCACTGGACCAGACCATGAGGGTAAGAAACACGGCATCAGAGACAGACCACAGGtacagatagatagatggaaTGATGGATGGATGTATGGATAGATGACAGAAcaggatggatagatagatgaaaAAGAGATGGAAGATGGATGGAATGATGGATGGATATATGGATGGATGATAGAATAGGATGGATGGacgatagataaataaatagagtCATGGAGGCTGTGCCCTTGAGATGTGTGTGTTTAACTCTGTGAATAATAGCTCTCActtaaaagaaattctttagAAGAAGGAAACACACATTTATTGGCAAGCTGAGGAAAGAGCCTCCCACTTGCCTAGTCCCCTGAGGGGCCTCTCCCTCATCATCCGCTCCTTGCTGGaagttctctcttccttctcctgctgGGAAGGCCTTTATTTAGGGCTCTGCTGTCCAGTTCAGCATAAGTCATTCCACAGGCTTCTCCAGCTCTGGGGACCTGGGATCCTTCATCCTAAAGGTAAGCAAGGATTGTAGGAATATTTAGCTGTAGAAAGTTAGCCACCATcagaacttccctgggggtccagtggctaagacccccacactcccaatgcaggggtcccaggttcgatccctggtcagggaactagagcccccctggccgcaactaaagattcccGAAGgtcacaactgagacccagtgcagacacatcagtaaaatttttaaagaacaagttCTATGGCAGACTATGGAGTCTAGCCCCTGTATCACGATAGTGGCCCGTGAAAAGAGGTGTTCAGGACTGTTTTGCTTTTACCTGACTCCCCGCGGACGTGCCTCTGCCTACACCAGGCTTCGAGCAGGAAAGCCCCCGCAATAACCATAATTACGGCGGCTAGAGCGAGTCTGATGTGGTTCCCCGTGGTGTAATCCGAGGTTATGGAAGGCAGGGAAGCTAAAAGAGAGAAGTGGATCAGCATGGACCATGCAGGGGTGTCCTCTACCCAGAGTGACTCTCATACAGCCGCCCGGTTTTCCTGGCCGGTGGTCAGCTGCACCAACACTGAAGTTTTAatcatggaaaaaataaacactgcAGTGCTTCTGCCTGCCTCCTCTGTTCTTTATATTCCCTCTGCCTTGTCATTTGTCTTTCActtatttgtcatttttgttcatatttatttggctgtattacATCTTATTTGCTGGGTGTAGGCTCCAGGGAACCAAGTCCAGCCCCCGGCATTGGgactgcagagtcttagccaccggccCACCAGTGAAGtctccatttatttgttctttatcACATTTCCACTTTCCcacatttccttttttcccttctacctCCATAAATCAGGAATCAAGAGATaagaaaatggcatcccactcgagtatttgtgcctggagaatcccatgggcagaggagcctggcaggctacagtccatggggtcacaaagagtcagacacgactgaagtgatttcaCACACACAGCCTTAGGAGCAACTCTAAAAACTGAAGTTGCTCCACAAAGCACTGAAATAATTCAGCAGCTCCATCTGCTTCCCCCTCCATCGCACAGACCTTCACGCCGGCAGTGAGTCTAGAAAACTGAGCTTACTAGCCCAGCATCTGGACCTTGGAGGATCTCCGCTTCAGCCAAGAAGGGCTCCAGCCTGGCACTGGTCTTGGTTCCTAAAGAGAAGCCTGTGTTCGTGTCTTCCCCCTACACATCCCGTCAGTGCCAAGCTCTTCTCTAAACCATCACCAGCAGTGTTCCCTGCAGGCAAAAGCCACCAGGAGAAATAAGTAATGACACCACCTCGCTCAGTAAGCCCTCTCCCCATCTTGGGGTTGAGCACACAGACCCTGATTTCTAATCATAAACATTCacatggggggcttccctggtggtccagtggctaagactctgccctcccaatgccaggggcctgagtttgatccctgatcatggaactggaccccacatgctgcaactaaagatcctgtgtgctgcaactaagtgaagccaaataaataaataaaaataaattttaaaaaagagagaaagagagaagttgACAAAGTTGAGAAAAGGAAAGTCTGTAGCATTCAGTGGAACAAAATTCTGCCAGGAAGCAAAATCATCTCAGCCAAATTCAAACAGTAAGTGACCTGAGATATGGAAAGACATTGCATCCGTTTCTCTACATTGAGAAATCACCACATtctgagaacaacaacaacaaaaactgctCTTGAGAATAAAATCAAGATCACCAGGATAAACCAAACTTTAAGAGATGCGAGAGTGGTAGAAGGCATTCTGAGGATGGTGGGTTTGATCACTTTGAAGAAAAGCAGGAGAAATTGACCAAGAatgtacaacaacaacaaaacaggagtagaaagtaggaaagaaaagacattaaaaagaggAGATAGGGTGGAccttcctggtagtccaggggtttAAAacccgccttgcaatgcaggggacgcaggttcgagccccggtccgggaggatcccacattcAGTGGAGCCGctcagcccatgcaccacagttaCGGCACTGGAGCCCCCAGAGCCTGTGCCTCAcaaggagagaagccactgcagtgagaaggctGCACCCTGCGGCAAAGCCCAGCCCgtgcaactcgagaaagcccaGGGGCAGCAActgaagacccagtgcggccaaaagtaaataaatgaatcaacttaaaaaaaagaagtgcaagTGGAGTAGAAACGAGAGCCAAAGGGTAAGTCACTGACTCACttcaactggaaaaagaaaaaaaagccctcAAATCCCGCAGAACCTTACCCGCCACCCGGATCTCAAGGCGAGGACTGGCCTGTGAAGCCCGGAAAGGGGCCCTGGCCTGGTAGTACACGCAGCTGTAGTTCCCGCTGTCGCCGGCGCTCAAGTTCCGCAGGGAGAAGTCGGTCTCCCGCCCGGCCGGCGCCCGGACCTGCACCGGCGCTGCGCTTCCTGCCTTGAGCAGGGCGAACATGACCGGCCCCAGCTCCGCGGCCGGCCTCTGGCACTGCAGGGTCACCTCTTGTCCTTCGGTCACTGGCCCCCTTCGGTGTGCTTGGAGGGAAGGTTGACGGAGATACCCTGTGAGAGAAGGGAGACTCTGAGGTCACGGAGAGGGGAGCCTTGGGTGCCCCACTTGCCCTGTTC
The nucleotide sequence above comes from Bos indicus x Bos taurus breed Angus x Brahman F1 hybrid chromosome 18, Bos_hybrid_MaternalHap_v2.0, whole genome shotgun sequence. Encoded proteins:
- the TARM1 gene encoding T-cell-interacting, activating receptor on myeloid cells protein 1; amino-acid sequence: MMLSKLLLLLCFRLCVGQADRGRAEVLPKPSLRAWPSSVVPDGSSVTLRCGTPTRDVSFALRKGARVWEMVQSPDSTEGQAEFHLPDVKSSHAGEYTCEYHRRGNPHVSARPSDALLLLVTGYLRQPSLQAHRRGPVTEGQEVTLQCQRPAAELGPVMFALLKAGSAAPVQVRAPAGRETDFSLRNLSAGDSGNYSCVYYQARAPFRASQASPRLEIRVAASLPSITSDYTTGNHIRLALAAVIMVIAGAFLLEAWCRQRHVRGESG